The nucleotide window CGGGGGGCCGGTTCCCGACCCCGCCGAGGGCCGACGCGCGCTGGAGGCCGGCGGGGACGTCAGAGCGGCTCGGGCGGGCGCGATCGCGGCGTACCGGGCGGGAGCGCGGGCTGCGGCGCGCGTACAGGAGGACCAGCGGGGCGGCGGCCAGGACGCGCAGTTGCCCGCGCAGCGGCCCCCGTCCGGGGCGGCGGGGGACGGCGCGGCACCGTCGGCCACCGGGTACCGGGGCGACGCACAGCCCGTTCCCGGGCAACTCGGCCAAGGGGCGGGCCCTGTGCCGCCCGGTCAGATCGCCGATCCGTACGGCGTCCGCTCCAACGGGGCCGGTACGACCGCCTGGCATGGAGCAGCGCCTCGCGGCGGCACGCCCGCGCCCGGCACCGGCACCGGCACCGGCCAGGATCGGCCGGCGCTTCCGGCCGTCGACTACTCGGCCGGCGCGACGGGTCCGGCCGGCACCGGCACACGTGGCTTCGCCGACGCGGTCGGCGGCTCCGGCGCCGCCCCGGGCCCCGCGCGATGGGACCAGGTCGCCGTGGGCGGTGCCACCCCCCGCCGTGGACCGGCCACCGCGCTCGCCGCCGAGCGGGCACGGCAGGCGCGGATGGCCGTGGTCGGGCCGGTCACCGAGCGCTGGGCGCCCGAGCAGGCCGGGCCGGTGCACGAGAACTGGCAGTTGGCGGCGCCGATCGGGCCCGCGACGGATCTGTGGGCATTGGGCGCGCTGCTGTTCCGCGCCGTGCAGGGCCACGCGCCGTACCCGGAGGAGAACACCGCCGAGCTGGTGCAGCTGGTGTGCGCGGAGCCTCCCGCGTACGCCGAGGAGTGCGGGCCGCTGCGGCCGGTCGTGGAGTCCCTGCTGCGTCAGGACCCCACCGAGCGGCTGGACTTCGAGGAACTGCGTGGCTGGCTGCGCTCGCTCGTGCGTTCTGCGCCGGAGCCGGAGGCCGGGGCGCACGTCGTCCCCGCGCCGCCCGTGGACGCGCGCCGGCTGCCGATCGTGCGGCGCCGGGGCGAGCTGGTCCGCAGGCGTCGCGCCGGGCTGCCCGCCAACAGCCCGCACGCCCGCCACAAGCGGACCCGGCAGGAGCGGCCGCAGCAGCCACGCAAGCTGGGCCGGAACCTGCTTCTGTTGATACTGCTGGCGCTGGTCACGGCGGTCGCCTACGCCGTGATGTTCATGCCGAAGGCCCAGCCCAGCGACGGCGACAGCACGGGCGGTCGTACCGAAACCGCCGGGGACGTGAGTTCCGTGCCGGATGCGAGCAGTGAGCCCCGGCCCGACCAGAACTCGCCCGACGGCGGCGAGAAGGGCGAGGACGACAGCGAGGCGAGCCCTTCCAAGTCGTCCGGTTCGACGCAGACGCAGACCGGTGATCCCGATGTCTCCCAGGGGTTCACCCTGCGCAAGGACACCGAGGGCTTCCAGGTCGCCGTGGCCAACGGATGGGACCGCAGCCCGAAGAACGGGCGCGGCCAGATCGTCTACTCCCAGGGCCGCTTCCAGCTGATCCTGGTTCCCGGACGGGACAGCACGAAGACGTACGGCAGCGATCCGCTGAAGTACCAGCGGGAGGACGAGCGCGAGTTGCAGCCGTTCCGCGACTCGTCATGGGCGACGTCCGCCGGGATGCGGCAGATCGAGGTCGGCGGACTCACCATGGCTGAGGGGCAGTTCACCTGGCAGGACGCCGAGGGACGCGGGGTCTTCGTACGGAATCTGGCGATCCTGGTCGACGGGCGGTACCACGTGGTGCAGTTGCGTGGGCCGGAGGCCGAGCGGGATGAGGTCACACGGCTGTACGAGCAGGCGTCGGCGACCTATCGGGCCACGGACTGACACGACGTACGTCCATGGTCTGACGCGACATTGGGGTCACGAACGGTTCCCGTGCGGCGGTGGAAGCGATAACCGTCACAGTGCGGTCTCTGTACGGACCCGCCGCCTTCCCCGAGCGGTAGCCCCCTCTTTAATCTGTGCCTGTCAAGAGCATTGCGGGGCAACGTGAATCAGATGCAGGGCCTGCTCCTCGCGGGCCGCTACCGGCTCGTCGACATCCTGGGCAGTGGTGGGATGGGCCGGGTGTGGCGTGCGCACGACGAGGTGCTGCACCGGGCGGTCGCGATCAAGGAGTTGACCGCGGCACTCTACGTGTCGGAGAACGAGCAGACGGTACTGCTCAAGCGGACCCGCGCCGAGGCGCGCGCGGCCGCGCGGATCAACCACTCGGCCGTCGTCACCGTGCACGACGTGCTGGAGCACGACGGCCGGCCGTGGATCGTCATGGAACTGGTCGAGGGACGCTCGCTGGCCGACGAGGTCAGGGACGCGGGGCGAGTCGAGGGGCGCGAGGCGGCGCGCATCGGCCTATGGGTGCTGCGCGCGCTGCGGGCCGCACACGACGCCGGGGTGCTGCACCGCGATGTGAAGCCGGGGAACGTGCTGCTCGCCGAGGACGGCCGGGTCATGCTGACCGACTTCGGCATCGCCCAGGTCGAGGGCGACACGACCATCACTCGCACCGGGGAGATCGTCGGTTCCGTCGACTACATCGCCCCCGAACGAGTGCGCGGGCACGAGCCGGGGCCCGGCTCCGACCTCTGGTCGCTGGGCGCCACGCTGTACACGGCGGTGGAGGGCAAGTCGCCGTTCCGGCGCACCACACCGCTCACGACCATGCAGGCCGTCGTCGGCGAGGAGGCCGCCGAGCCGACGGCCGCGGGCCCGCTGGCGCCCGTCATCACCGCGCTGCTGTGCAAGGACCCCGCCGTACGGCCGGGAATCGCGGAGGCCGAGCAGATGCTCGCGGAGGCGGCGGAGGGCCGACGGCCGAGGGTGGCACAGGCACATGTGCCCACGCAGCGGCAGACGGGGGCGGAGGGAACGCCGAGTACCGCAGGGGCTGCGGGAACAGGGCGTACGGGCGACACGACGGGTACGGCCGCTACGACTGCCGCGGCGGGTTCGGCGGCTACGACTGCCGCGGCGGCGGGCACGTCCTCGGCGGGAGTCACTGTTCCGCGCGGCCCCCACGGCGGAGGGGCGTACCTGGCCGCCTACCACTCCGGGGCCGTCACACCCGCCACACCCATCCCACCTGTCGTCATGGCCCATCAGCCGTCCTCCGTCGGCGCGAAGCAGCGCGGCCGCGGTCGTAAGTTCGTGATCGTCATCCTGCTGGCCGCGCTCGTCGGAGGTGGTGGGGCCGCGGCGATGTACTTCGCGGACAAGTGGCGTCAGGAGGACTCCTCCAGTACGTCCGGGGAGTCCGGTGCGACGGGTGCGACGGGTGCGTCCAAATCAACCGGTACGCCGGACAAGGGGACCGACGACGAGCAGCGGACCGACGACGAGCAGCGGACCGTCGGCGGTGTACCCGACGGCTGGGTGCGTGTCGACGACCCGGCGGGTTTCGGCCTCGCCCTGCCCAAGGGCTGGAAGCGGCAGGTGGACGGCGCGCAGATCGACTACACGCCCGACGGCGGTGAGCACTTCGTACGGGTCGCCGTCGACGACTCGCCGGACTTCGACAGCCCCTATCACCACCAGCTCGACCTCGAGGAGCAGTTGCAGCGGCTCAGCGGCTACCAGAGGGTGAGCCTGGAGGAGAACACCTACCGCGACCGGCCCGGCGCGCTGTGGGACTTCACCTGGACCGCGCTGGCGAAGGACACCGAGTTCCCCGGGCCGCGCCGGGCCGTCGAACAGACGTATCTCGACCGGGACGGCGTGGAGTACACGATCTACATGTCCGCGCCCGCGGCGGACTGGGCCACCGCGAAAGAGCAGTTCGACGCGGTGCTGCGCGGCTGGCGGCCTCCGCGGAACTGACGGCAGGAGTTGCGGAAGTGGCGGGTGGGGCGGCCGTCGGACGCCGTTGAGCCCTCGGTGGGGGGCGTACGCGCGGCGCGCGTACGTCGCTTGTCGGCCAGGCCGGTGCCGGGCACCGGAGGGTTTCGGTCCGGTGCGGCATGATGGGGCGCATGGGGACCGAGGGGGAGAGCGTCCGTGTCATAGCGGGCCGATACCGGCTGGAGGCCAGAATCGGCCGCGGCGGTATGGGCATCGTATGGCGTGCCACCGACCAGCTCCTCGGACGGCGCGTGGCGGTCAAGGAGCTCGCCTTCGACCCCTCGCTCCCGCAGGAGGAGTCCCGGCAGCAGCGTGAGCGCACCCTGCGCGAGGCGCGGGCGGTCGCACGGCTGAGCCACCCCCACATCATCGTCGTGCACGACGTCGTCGAGGAGGACGAACGCCCGTACATCGTGATGGAGCTGATCGACGGCGGTTCGCTCGCGGAGCGGATCGCGGCGCATGGCCCGGTGGACGCCCGCGAGGCCGCCCGGATCGGCATCGATCTGCTGGGCGCGTTGCGCCGGGCCCACGACGCCGGGGTTCTGCACCGGGATCTCAAGCCGGCGAACGTCCTGGTGGAGGCGGGTACCGACCGGGTCGTGCTCACCGACTTCGGCATCGCCCAGGTCGCGGGCGCGACCACGCTCACCGAGAGCGGTGCCTTCGTCGGTTCGCCCGAGTACACGGCACCCGAGCGGATGTCCGGCGTCCGCACCGGGCCGGAGTCCGACCTGTGGTCGCTGGGCGCGCTGCTCTGCACGGTCCTGAGCGGTGAATCGCCGTTCCGGCGGGACTCGTTGGGCGGGGTCCTGCACGCCGTCGTCTTCGACGAGATCCGGCCACCGGCACAGGCCGCGCCCCTGCTCCCCGTCGTACGGGGCCTGCTGGAGCGCGACCCGGACCTACGGCTCGACGCGGCCGAGGCGGAGCGGTTGCTGCAGGCCTTCCGGGACACGGGCCGTACGCCGAAGCCGGCGACGGGGCACACACAGGGCAGGCACACGCACGGCAGGCACACTCCGGGCAGGCACACCCCCGGGCTTCATCTGCCTGGCCGGTACACACCGACCCGGCGGGACGTACCGCATCCGACACCGCCCCCGTCCCCGCCTCCGGTGCACGACGATGCCGGGGCCGGGCCCGAGCCCGCTGAGGGACCCGGTCCCTCGGAGGCAGCTCACCGCGAACAGCCCCTGCAGTCGCCACCGCAACAGCAGCCGCCGCGACCGCATTCCACGCGGAGTGTGCTGGTCGCGGCCGCGCTGGTGGCGGCCATGGCCGGTGCGGGCGTCTCGGCGGCGGCCCTGCTGCTGCGGGACGGGAGCGGCGAGGGGGTCGGTACGCCGACGAGTTCGGCTCCCCGTACGCCGGACGCATCGGAGCCGGCGGAAACGCAGGGAACAGGGGGAACACCGACCACCCCGAGCGGTGGTTCCAGCTCGACCCCGTCGTCCGTGACGCCCTCGGCGACGAACACGCGCTCGGGGGCGGCCACCGCGCCCACCGTGCCCTCCGGGTACCGGCTCGCCGAGGACGAGCGGGGGTTCAGCCTCGCCGTGCCGGAGGACTTCACGCGGGTGCCGCAGGGGAAGCGGGTGTTCTACATGTCGCCGGGGGAGACCTTCCGCATCGGCATCAAACTCGCCGAGCCGGAGGAGGGCGGGCCACTCGGCGTGATGCGGCGCGCGCACGCGAAGGGGCCCTCCACGAACCCCGGGTACCACGACGGCCGGGTCACCGAGACCACGCACGACGGCCGGCCCGCCGCGCTCTGGGAGTTCACCTGGGACGGCTTCAGCGAGGCCGAGGGGGCGCGGCACACGTACGACCTCTGCTGGGAGCAGGACGGACGCCTGTACGACGTGTGGGTGTCGGCGCCGGTCGGGAACGTGAGCGAGGCGAAGGAGTACTTCGACGTGGCGGTGGACACCTTCGTACGTAACTAAAGCGGAGATAAGTGGCATCTCGCGTCACGGGTCTGTGACTGGAAAGCGACGAGAGTGGATGCAGAAGCGCTTGTCGCGATACAGATGAGCGTATGAGCAGCAACGGGGGAGCCCCTTACGGGTCCGACGACACGACCAGTTTCGAACTGCAACCGCCGCAGCCGATCGTGCCGTATCCGGGGAACCCGTATGCGCAACCCGCGCAAGTGGCTCCCCAGTTGCCCCCGCCGTCGCTCCAGGACCCCGGTACCGGACGCCTCATCGCTGGTCGTTACCGGCTGCTCGCCAAGCTCGGGCACGGCGGTATGGGTACGGTCTGGCGGGCCAAGGACGAGACGGTGGACCGGGAGGTCGCCGTAAAGGAGCCCCGCGTACCGGACCATCTTTCCGAGCGTGAACGGGCCAACGCCTACGAGCGGATGCGGCGGGAGGCGCGCGCGGCGGCCCGGCTCGACCATCCGTCGGTCGTCAACGTGCACGACGTGGCCGTCGTGGACGGCCGGCCGTGGATCGTGATGGAGCTGGTGCGGGGCCGTTCGCTGGGCGCCGCGCTCCAGGAGGGCACCCTCGGGGTGCGTGAAGCGGCGAGAATCGGCCTCGAGGTGCTGGGCGCGCTGGAGGCCGCGCACACGGCGGGCATCCTGCACCGCGACGTCAAGCCCGACAACGTCCTCCTCGGCCGCCACGACCGGGTCGTCCTCACCGACTTCGGTATCGCCCAGATCGAGGGCGAGACCAATCTGACGGACACCGGCGGCTTCGTCGGCTCGCCCGAGTACATCGCGCCCGAGCGGGTTCTCGGCCAGCGCCCCGGCCCTGCCTCGGACCTCTGGTCGCTCGGGGTCGTCCTCTACGCGGCCACGGAGGGCGTCTCCCCGTTCCGCCGCAGCAACACCCCGGCGACCCTGCAGTCCGTGCTCAACTCCACGCCCGCTCCGCCCGCTTCGGCGAGCGGGCCGCTGGCCGAGGTCATCAACGGCCTGCTGGAGAAGGACCCCGCGCGCCGTCCGACCGCCGCCCGCGTCCGTGACCTGCTGGAACAGGCCGCGAACCCGCCGGCCCCGGCCCCCACCCAGGTCGTCCACCACACGGCCGCCCTGGCCGCCCCGGCCGTCGGCAAGGGCGTACGGCTCGGCCCCAAAACCCTCCTCGGCCTCGGCGCGGCGGTCGTCGCGGCGGCGGTGACGGCGTATCTGGTGGTCGCCGACCCGTTCGCGGGGCCGTTGCCGGACGGGTGGAAGCAGCGGGACCTCGGTACGAAGGTCGGCGTGAGCATCGGCATGCCCGCGGAGTTCACGAAGGACAAGATCGACCCGGAGGAGACGGACGGGACGATCGCGCAGTACAGCGACCCGAGCGGACTGATCCGGATCGCCGTGGACCGCGACATCAAGAAGGACGACGAGGAGGGCGAGATCCCGGAGACCGCGCTCGACAAGGCGTTCGAGGACTGGACCGGCCTCAAGGACGGCGAGTACACCATCGACATCGCCGACGAGCCCGCGCCCAAGGGCGGGCCGAAGGAGACCAAGTACCAGGGCCGCGACGCCGCCGAGAACACCGTCGTCTACACGACGACGGACTCGCGAGCCCCGCGCCTCCGCGAGGCCCGGTTCCTCTACTACAGGGCGACCGGCGGCGACATGTACCGGCTGTGGATCGACTGCCCGGGCAAGGGCCACTTCACCGAGGAGGGCCGGGAGATCGCCAGGACGGTGGTCGAGACCTTGGAGATCGACAACCTGTAGCCGGCCGTGACCTCCGGCGCCCCTCCACCCCCTACGATGCCCGTGTCGCGTGCATGATCGGCGGACGAGCGAGTTGAGCGGTCGAGCAAGTTGAGCGGTCGAGCGAGTTGAGCGGGTCGAGCGGAAGAGGTGGACGGGCGTGGGCATCGAGCTTCTCGACGGGCGTGCTCACGCCAGACAGAGATGGGCCGCGAGGGGCGCGCTCGGCTGCGCGGGCCTCGCCGTACTGCTGCCGCTCGGCTACGCGCGGGAGGCGAGCCTGCTGCTCGTCGCCGGGGTCCTGATCGGCGTCGGCCTCACCCTGGCCTCGCTCTGGTGGGTACTGACCCGGCGCGGGATCGTCCGGGCGGCGGCGGGCGCGCTGGCCGTGGCCGCGCCGGTCGGCGTGATCTGGTGGTTCGCCGTTGTCAACCTGCTGTGGGTCGTGGTCGTGTCCATGGCCCTGTGGGGCGTGGCCGTCTGGTCCGGGAAGTTCGCGCTCAGCAGCACCAAGTCGCACCACGTGCACATCCCCGAGCATCATGCGCCCCCGCCCACGCGTCCCTTCCTCATCATGAACCCCAAGTCCGGGGGCGGGAAGGTCGATCGGTTCCGGCTGAAGGAGAAGGCCGAGCGGCTCGGGGCCACGGTCCATCTGCTCGATCCCGCGCACCACGAGGACGTCGCCGTGCTGGCGCGGGACGCCGTCAGGAACGGGGCCGACCTGCTCGGCGTCGCCGGTGGGGACGGCACCCAGGCCCAGGTGGCCGCGATCGCGGCGGCGTACGACGTACCCCTCCTCGTCATCTCCGCGGGCACCCGCAACCACTTCGCCATGGACCTCGGGCTCGACCGCGGCGACCCGGCCGCCTGCCTCGACGCCCTCACCGACAAGGGCGTCGAACTGCATGTCGACCTCGGCTACGCGAGCGGCCACCCCTTCGTCAACAACGCCTCGTTCGGCGCGTACGCCGCTGTCGTGCAGAGCCCGGCGTACCGCGACGACAAGGTCGGTACGACGCTGGAGCTGCTGCCGGAGCTGCTCACGCACCAGCGGGGGCCTCGGCTCACCGCCCGCATCGGGGACTCCGTGATCGACGCGCCGCAGGCGGTGCTCGTCAGCAACAACGTCTACCGCAGCGACGACCTCGTCGGGCTCGGCCGCCGGGAGCGGCTGGACGCCGGGGTGATGGGGGTCATCGGCGTCCGGGTCGACAGCGCCGCCGAGGCCGCCCAGCTGCTGCTCGGGGCGAACGCGCCCGGGATCAGCCTCCTCGTCGCCGACCAGGTCGTCGTGGACGCCGACCAGGACACCATCGAGGTCGGCATCGACGGAGAGGCACTCGTCCTGCCCACACCTGTCTCGTGCCGGATCGCGCCGGGCGCGCTGCGGGTACGGGTGCCGCGCGACCGGCCCGGCGTACCGGAGCCCAAACCGCCACTGGACTGGCGCCGGTTGCGCAAGCTCGCGGCGGCGGTCGGCCGCACGGCCCTGCCGAAGCACCGGGAGCGGTACGGGTGGGCGCAGGACATGTGGAACCGGTGGCGCTGAACTCCCCCGCCAGTGGGGGAGGGGCCGACCGAGTGGTACGTCGACAAGGTCCGTGCCCGCGCGGTAGTGATGGGGCATGAGCGAGGGCGAACATTCGCGCGACGGACTTTCGTACGACGGATCGCGTGACGGATCGCGTGACGGATCGTACAGCGGGCTTTCGGGTGGCGAAGGTCTGCCGACCAGTCGGCTGATCGGCAACCGCTACCGCCTCACCGAACGCATCGGCTCCGGTGGCATGGGCACCGTGTGGAAGGCCGTCGACGGGCGCGTCGAGCGTGAAGTCGCCGTCAAACAACCCAGGCTGCCGCGCGACCCGGAGGACCCGGAGGGCGAGGCCCGCCGCCGGGCCGCCCACCGGCTCTACCGTGAGGCCCGGGCCGCCGCCCGCGTCGACCACCCGTCCGCCGTCACCATCCATGACGTGGTGAACGAGGACGGACTCCCGTGGATCGTCATGGAGTTGGTCCGTGGCGAGTCCCTCCAGGACGTGCTCCGGCGTGGCGCTCTCTCCCCCGCCGAGTCCGCCCGCATCGGCCTCGCCGTCGTCGGCGCGCTGCACGCCGCGCACAGCGTCGGCATCGTCCACCGTGACGTCAAGCCCGCCAACGTCCTCCTCGGACCGCACGGCCGCGTCGTCCTCACCGACTTCGGCATCGCCCACGTCCAGGGCGAGGAATCGCTGACCGTGAGTGGGGAGTTCGTCGGCTCGCTGGAGTTCGTCGCCCCCGAGCGCATGTCCGGGCACGGCACCGCGGGCCCGCCCTCCGACCTGTGGTCCCTGGGCGTCCTGCTGTACACGGCCGTCGAGGGCTGGTCCCCCTTCCGCCGCCCGGCCCTGGAGTCGACCCTCGCCGCGGTCCTCTCCGACGAGCCGCCGAAGCCCGAGCGGGCGGGCCCCCTCGCCCCGGTCGTCGTCCGTCTGCTGGCCAAGGACCCCGCGGAGCGGCCCGAGGCCGACGAGGTCGCCGCGATCCTGGAGGCGGTGGCGGCGGGCCGTGAGCCGGACGAGCCGGAGCTGGGCGCCCAGCGTCCGGCCGGGCTCCAGCAGTTGGGCGAGGACGTGGGCACGGTACGGCTCGGGGGTGCCCCTGCCCGGCCCTCTTCACGGGAGGACGCGCCGGAAGCCGTACGGGAAGAGCCCCCTGAAGACCTCCAGGCACAACTCCCGACAGAGCCCCCGGTCGTACGACACCGCCCCACCCCCCGCCCGCCCAGGCGCCGCTCGGGCCGGCTCCTCGTGGTCTCGGCGGTCACCGGCGCCCTGCTCGCCGCTGGAGGCGTCTGGTTCGGGACGTCCCTCGTCAAGGACGACGGCGGCGAGTTGGTCATGGGCAGCGGAACGCCCGGGGACGGGGGTGGTGACAGCCCCGTCGCGACCAGCCCCACCCCGGGCGCGCGGTGGGTCGAACACCGCGAGAAGGCCCTCGACGCCGTCCTCTCCCTCCCGAGCCCCTACGAACGGCTCCGCGCGCAGGGCGGCGAGGACGACCAGCCGCGCACGGTCACATACGAGGGCGAGGACGTCATCCGGGTCCGGCTCACGCTGTGGGACGAGGCGCCCGCCTCGCCCATGAAGCAGGCCAAGGACTCCACCGACATCGTGGGGAACGACGTGAAGTCCACCGCGCAGTACACCTCCACCAGCTTCCACGAGCAGGAGGCCGTCCTGGCCGACACCACCCACTACTTGGACGGCACGCCCACCCGCGTCATGGAGCTGATCGTCCGCACCGACGACGACCGGATGTACGAGCTGCGCGTGGACATGCCGAAGGGGACGGCGGACGAGAAGAAGGGCACCGCGGTTTTCAAGGGCGCCCGGGACCGCCTGAAGATCCCCACGACGTGACCGGGGCAGATCCCCAGATGTGACCGGGACGGATCCGCACGATGTGACCGGGGCCGGATCCCCACCACGTGACCGGGGCCCGATCCCCACCACGTGACCGAGACGGATCTCCACCACGTGGCCGAGACGGATCTCCACGATGTGACCAAGTCGCGACCGTGGGCGCCCAACGCGCTGATCAGCATATTCATGCCACTGATCACTGGCGCGATGGGCGGGGCCTGTGAAACCCTGTTACCGCCGGGTACCCAAAGTCGTCCGGTCCGGAATACCCTGCGCGTCATGACGGACTCGCAGGCCCCCGAAAAGACCGGCACGGCACGGACGACCGGCACCAACCCCCTCGCGCCCGCCCCGCAGGGCGCCCGCACCGCCGCCGATGTGGTCACGCCGGAGCTGATAGCCCAGCTCACCAAGGGTGTGGTCGGCTCCGGCCGGACCGCCAACCACACGCCGTTCACCGGCGAGAAGCTCGCCGACCTGCCGGAGTCCACCCCCGAGGACGTGGAGAAGGCCTACGAGCGCGCCCGCGCCGCCCAGGCCGTCTGGGCCCAGGTGCCCGTTCATCAACGCGCCGCCGTGCTGCTCCGCTTCCACGACCTGGTCCTGGAACGCCAGGCCGAGGTGCTCGACCTGATCCAGCTGGAGACCGGCAAGGCCCGGCTGCACGCCCACGAGGAGGTCCAGGCCGTCGCGGTCGCGGCCCGCCACTACGGGCGCAAGGCCCCCTCGTACCTGAAGCCGAAGCGGCACACCGGCGCCGTACCCACCCTCACGAAGGTCACCGAACTGCGTCACCCGCGCGGTGTGGTCGGCCAGATCGCCCCCTGGAACTACCCGCTCGAACTCTCCGTCGGCGACGCGATCCCCGCCTTCGTCGCGGGCAACGCGGTCGTGATGAAGCCCGACACGGAAACCTGCCTGACCGCCCTGTGGGCCCGTGACCTGCTCATCGAGGCCGGTCTGCCCGCCGAGGTCTTCCAGGTCGTCCTCGGTGAGGGCCCGGTCGTCGGCCCGGAGGTCGTCAGGCACGCCGACTACGTCTCCTTCACCGGATCCACCCGCACCGGCCGCGAGGTCGCCCGGGGCGCCGCGGACCGCCTGGTCGGCGTCTCCCTCGAACTCGGCGGCAAGAACGCCATGCTGGTCCTCAAGGACGCCGACATAGAGAAGGCGGCCGCCGGTGCCGTCCGGGCCTGCTTCAGCTCGGCCGGTCAGCTCTGCATCTCCATCGAGCGGCTGTACGTCCACGAGTCGATCGCCGACGCCTTCCTGGAGCGCTTCGCCGCCCGCACGAAGGCCATGCGCCTGGGCAAGTCCCTCGCGTACGGCGCCGAGATGGGCTCCCTGGTCGGCGAGCGCCAGCTGGAGACCGTGACCCGGCATGTCGACGAGGCCGTGGCCAAGGGCGCGAAGGTGGTGGCCGGCGGCGTCGCCCGCCCCGACATCGGCCCCTACTTCTACGAGCCGACCATCCTCGACGGCGTCTCCGAACCCATGGCGGTGTGCGCCGAGGAGACCTTCGGCCCGGTCGTCTCCATCTACCGCTTCTCGGACGAGGACGCGGTGATCGAGGAGGCCAACTCCACGGCGTACGGCCTCAACGCGTCCGTCTGGACCAAGGACGGCCGCCGCGGCCGCGAGGTCGCCTCCCGCGTGCGCGCCGGCACGGTCAACGTCAACGAGGGCTACGCCTCCGCCTACGGCAGCGTCCAGTCCCCCATGGGCGGCATGAAGGACTCCGGCCTCGGCCGCCGCCACGGCTC belongs to Streptomyces graminofaciens and includes:
- a CDS encoding protein kinase, producing the protein MDEYAGRVLADRYRLPLPPSDEYELAETVAFDTYSGQEVMVRQVPLPEVVEAEVLDADGLPDGYVPRDGGARRAAARATRRPADPGVQRAIEAAQAAAQIPDHPRLDQVFDVFAEGGSLWIVSEWVPARPLAALLAEQPLTPYRAAEVASDVLTALRALHAHGWVHRNITARTVLVCDDGRVMLTGLAAGAAEEALCGYDPVPVREFDGSGDAGVPQGPGTTAGSPGGGGSPRGGLGAAGAVGTRGAAAPGGALGGAPAGGAAVDPEAARRAAIEARAGSGGPVPDPAEGRRALEAGGDVRAARAGAIAAYRAGARAAARVQEDQRGGGQDAQLPAQRPPSGAAGDGAAPSATGYRGDAQPVPGQLGQGAGPVPPGQIADPYGVRSNGAGTTAWHGAAPRGGTPAPGTGTGTGQDRPALPAVDYSAGATGPAGTGTRGFADAVGGSGAAPGPARWDQVAVGGATPRRGPATALAAERARQARMAVVGPVTERWAPEQAGPVHENWQLAAPIGPATDLWALGALLFRAVQGHAPYPEENTAELVQLVCAEPPAYAEECGPLRPVVESLLRQDPTERLDFEELRGWLRSLVRSAPEPEAGAHVVPAPPVDARRLPIVRRRGELVRRRRAGLPANSPHARHKRTRQERPQQPRKLGRNLLLLILLALVTAVAYAVMFMPKAQPSDGDSTGGRTETAGDVSSVPDASSEPRPDQNSPDGGEKGEDDSEASPSKSSGSTQTQTGDPDVSQGFTLRKDTEGFQVAVANGWDRSPKNGRGQIVYSQGRFQLILVPGRDSTKTYGSDPLKYQREDERELQPFRDSSWATSAGMRQIEVGGLTMAEGQFTWQDAEGRGVFVRNLAILVDGRYHVVQLRGPEAERDEVTRLYEQASATYRATD
- a CDS encoding serine/threonine-protein kinase — protein: MQGLLLAGRYRLVDILGSGGMGRVWRAHDEVLHRAVAIKELTAALYVSENEQTVLLKRTRAEARAAARINHSAVVTVHDVLEHDGRPWIVMELVEGRSLADEVRDAGRVEGREAARIGLWVLRALRAAHDAGVLHRDVKPGNVLLAEDGRVMLTDFGIAQVEGDTTITRTGEIVGSVDYIAPERVRGHEPGPGSDLWSLGATLYTAVEGKSPFRRTTPLTTMQAVVGEEAAEPTAAGPLAPVITALLCKDPAVRPGIAEAEQMLAEAAEGRRPRVAQAHVPTQRQTGAEGTPSTAGAAGTGRTGDTTGTAATTAAAGSAATTAAAAGTSSAGVTVPRGPHGGGAYLAAYHSGAVTPATPIPPVVMAHQPSSVGAKQRGRGRKFVIVILLAALVGGGGAAAMYFADKWRQEDSSSTSGESGATGATGASKSTGTPDKGTDDEQRTDDEQRTVGGVPDGWVRVDDPAGFGLALPKGWKRQVDGAQIDYTPDGGEHFVRVAVDDSPDFDSPYHHQLDLEEQLQRLSGYQRVSLEENTYRDRPGALWDFTWTALAKDTEFPGPRRAVEQTYLDRDGVEYTIYMSAPAADWATAKEQFDAVLRGWRPPRN
- a CDS encoding serine/threonine-protein kinase — encoded protein: MGTEGESVRVIAGRYRLEARIGRGGMGIVWRATDQLLGRRVAVKELAFDPSLPQEESRQQRERTLREARAVARLSHPHIIVVHDVVEEDERPYIVMELIDGGSLAERIAAHGPVDAREAARIGIDLLGALRRAHDAGVLHRDLKPANVLVEAGTDRVVLTDFGIAQVAGATTLTESGAFVGSPEYTAPERMSGVRTGPESDLWSLGALLCTVLSGESPFRRDSLGGVLHAVVFDEIRPPAQAAPLLPVVRGLLERDPDLRLDAAEAERLLQAFRDTGRTPKPATGHTQGRHTHGRHTPGRHTPGLHLPGRYTPTRRDVPHPTPPPSPPPVHDDAGAGPEPAEGPGPSEAAHREQPLQSPPQQQPPRPHSTRSVLVAAALVAAMAGAGVSAAALLLRDGSGEGVGTPTSSAPRTPDASEPAETQGTGGTPTTPSGGSSSTPSSVTPSATNTRSGAATAPTVPSGYRLAEDERGFSLAVPEDFTRVPQGKRVFYMSPGETFRIGIKLAEPEEGGPLGVMRRAHAKGPSTNPGYHDGRVTETTHDGRPAALWEFTWDGFSEAEGARHTYDLCWEQDGRLYDVWVSAPVGNVSEAKEYFDVAVDTFVRN
- a CDS encoding serine/threonine-protein kinase, which codes for MSSNGGAPYGSDDTTSFELQPPQPIVPYPGNPYAQPAQVAPQLPPPSLQDPGTGRLIAGRYRLLAKLGHGGMGTVWRAKDETVDREVAVKEPRVPDHLSERERANAYERMRREARAAARLDHPSVVNVHDVAVVDGRPWIVMELVRGRSLGAALQEGTLGVREAARIGLEVLGALEAAHTAGILHRDVKPDNVLLGRHDRVVLTDFGIAQIEGETNLTDTGGFVGSPEYIAPERVLGQRPGPASDLWSLGVVLYAATEGVSPFRRSNTPATLQSVLNSTPAPPASASGPLAEVINGLLEKDPARRPTAARVRDLLEQAANPPAPAPTQVVHHTAALAAPAVGKGVRLGPKTLLGLGAAVVAAAVTAYLVVADPFAGPLPDGWKQRDLGTKVGVSIGMPAEFTKDKIDPEETDGTIAQYSDPSGLIRIAVDRDIKKDDEEGEIPETALDKAFEDWTGLKDGEYTIDIADEPAPKGGPKETKYQGRDAAENTVVYTTTDSRAPRLREARFLYYRATGGDMYRLWIDCPGKGHFTEEGREIARTVVETLEIDNL
- a CDS encoding diacylglycerol/lipid kinase family protein, translating into MGIELLDGRAHARQRWAARGALGCAGLAVLLPLGYAREASLLLVAGVLIGVGLTLASLWWVLTRRGIVRAAAGALAVAAPVGVIWWFAVVNLLWVVVVSMALWGVAVWSGKFALSSTKSHHVHIPEHHAPPPTRPFLIMNPKSGGGKVDRFRLKEKAERLGATVHLLDPAHHEDVAVLARDAVRNGADLLGVAGGDGTQAQVAAIAAAYDVPLLVISAGTRNHFAMDLGLDRGDPAACLDALTDKGVELHVDLGYASGHPFVNNASFGAYAAVVQSPAYRDDKVGTTLELLPELLTHQRGPRLTARIGDSVIDAPQAVLVSNNVYRSDDLVGLGRRERLDAGVMGVIGVRVDSAAEAAQLLLGANAPGISLLVADQVVVDADQDTIEVGIDGEALVLPTPVSCRIAPGALRVRVPRDRPGVPEPKPPLDWRRLRKLAAAVGRTALPKHRERYGWAQDMWNRWR